Proteins encoded together in one Pseudomonas arsenicoxydans window:
- a CDS encoding methyl-accepting chemotaxis protein: MNLKFSHKILLAASGVVVLAFALFTLYNDYLQRNTIRQNLESSVQQAGDLTASSVQNWMSGRVLVLENLAQNVAHQGANADLPGLVDQPAFTSNFQFTYVGQANGVFTQRPDAKMPDGYDPRQRPWYKQAVAADKTMLTPPYMAAVGGLVVTIAMPVKKNGELLGVVGGDLSLETLVKIINSVDFGGIGHAFLVSADGQVIVSPDKDQVMKNLKDIYPNASVRIEKGNQDVTLNKQDRILSFTPVSGLPNAEWYIGLSIDKDKAYAPLSQFRTSALIAMFIAVSVIAVLLSLLINVLMRPLTTMGRAMQDIAQGEGDLTRRLSVESKDEFGELGSSFNQFVERIHASISEVSSATRQVHDLSQRVMASSNASIVGSDEQSARTNSVAAAINQLGAATQEIARNAADASQHASGASEQADDGRQVVEKTILAMTELSQKISLSCTQIETLNASTDNIGHILDVIKGISQQTNLLALNAAIEAARAGEAGRGFAVVADEVRNLAHRTQESAEEIHKMITSLQVGSREAVTTMNASQVSSEETVEVANQAGLRLVSVTQRIGEIDGMNQSVAAATEEQTAVVETLNVDVNQINLLNQQSVANLNETLKDCDALSLQANRLKQLVDSFKI, from the coding sequence ATGAATCTCAAATTCAGCCATAAAATCCTTCTGGCCGCTTCTGGCGTCGTGGTGCTGGCGTTTGCGTTGTTCACTTTGTACAACGACTATCTGCAGCGAAACACCATCCGGCAAAACCTCGAGTCCTCTGTCCAGCAAGCCGGCGACCTGACTGCCAGCAGTGTGCAGAACTGGATGAGTGGGCGTGTGTTGGTCCTGGAAAACCTCGCGCAAAACGTCGCTCATCAAGGCGCCAACGCCGACCTTCCGGGTCTGGTCGACCAACCAGCTTTCACTTCCAACTTCCAGTTCACCTACGTTGGCCAGGCCAATGGTGTATTCACTCAACGCCCCGATGCGAAGATGCCGGACGGCTACGATCCGCGTCAGCGTCCCTGGTACAAACAAGCTGTAGCTGCCGACAAGACCATGCTGACTCCGCCCTATATGGCAGCTGTTGGTGGCTTGGTGGTCACCATCGCCATGCCGGTGAAGAAGAATGGCGAATTGCTCGGGGTAGTCGGTGGTGACCTGAGCCTGGAAACCCTGGTGAAGATCATAAATTCGGTGGACTTCGGTGGCATCGGCCACGCGTTTCTGGTCAGCGCCGACGGACAGGTAATCGTCAGCCCGGACAAAGACCAGGTGATGAAAAACCTCAAGGACATCTATCCGAACGCCAGTGTGCGCATCGAGAAGGGCAACCAGGATGTCACCCTGAACAAGCAGGACCGCATCCTTTCGTTCACCCCGGTCAGCGGTTTGCCGAATGCCGAGTGGTACATCGGTCTGTCGATCGATAAGGACAAGGCCTACGCACCGCTGAGTCAATTCCGCACCTCGGCGTTGATCGCGATGTTTATCGCCGTCAGCGTTATTGCAGTGCTCCTGAGCCTGCTGATCAACGTGCTGATGCGCCCACTGACTACCATGGGTCGCGCGATGCAGGACATCGCCCAGGGCGAAGGTGACTTGACCCGTCGTCTGTCCGTGGAAAGCAAAGACGAGTTTGGCGAGCTGGGCAGTTCTTTCAATCAGTTCGTAGAAAGGATTCACGCCTCGATTTCCGAAGTGTCCTCGGCGACTCGGCAGGTTCATGACCTGTCCCAGCGTGTAATGGCATCGTCCAACGCCTCAATCGTCGGCTCCGACGAACAAAGCGCACGCACCAACAGCGTGGCCGCCGCAATTAATCAGTTAGGTGCAGCTACTCAGGAAATCGCCCGTAACGCCGCAGATGCTTCGCAGCACGCGAGCGGGGCGAGCGAGCAGGCAGATGACGGTCGTCAGGTGGTGGAAAAAACCATTCTGGCCATGACCGAGCTGTCGCAGAAAATCAGCCTGTCCTGCACCCAGATCGAAACCCTGAATGCCAGCACCGATAACATCGGGCACATTCTGGATGTGATCAAAGGCATCTCCCAGCAGACCAATTTGCTGGCGCTCAACGCAGCCATCGAAGCGGCCCGAGCCGGTGAAGCCGGTCGCGGTTTTGCGGTTGTGGCGGACGAAGTGCGCAACCTGGCGCATCGTACGCAGGAATCGGCGGAAGAGATCCACAAGATGATCACCTCGCTGCAGGTCGGTTCCCGCGAAGCGGTGACGACCATGAATGCGAGCCAGGTCTCCAGCGAAGAGACTGTCGAAGTGGCGAATCAGGCCGGCCTGCGACTGGTGAGCGTGACTCAGCGCATTGGCGAAATCGACGGGATGAACCAGTCGGTAGCTGCCGCGACCGAAGAACAGACGGCAGTGGTGGAAACCCTCAACGTCGACGTTAACCAGATCAACCTGCTGAACCAGCAGAGCGTGGCCAACCTCAATGAAACATTGAAGGACTGCGATGCATTGTCGTTGCAGGCAAATCGGTTGAAGCAGTTGGTGGATAGCTTCAAGATCTGA